The stretch of DNA AGCGACCTCCTCAGGATGAGCGCCGCCTGGGAGGGGCGGCTGTTACATCGGGTGAACGCTATAGTGCACCAGCGCACACAAACTTGCAATGCTAACTTTTAAAGTGGACACACATTCAGAACATGCCCCCACACTAGAGAGTGAGCGGCGCACGAAATGTCTGGTTCCGGGGCCTCGGGCATAGGATCAACGGCCAAAAGCAACGCTCAGCGGGAGAGGGGGGACATGGCCGGTAGCCCGACAGTGCGCCGCAAGAGGCTCTCGCGGAAGCTCCGCGAGCTTCGCGAGGCCAGCAAGCTGACTTCGGAGCAGGCCACGAAGAAGGCCGGGTTCTCGCGAGGGAAGCTCACCCGCATGGAGCGAGACGAGTGGACCCGCCCCAACCCCAAGGACATCTCAGTACTGCTCGACGTCTACAAGGTCACCGACCCCGCTGAGCGCGAGGCCTACCTGACCCTCGCGAAGCAGGCTCGGCAGCGCGGCTGGTGGGTCTCTTACTCCGATGCTCTCGGCAAAGGCGCCTACGTAGGCCTGGAGGCTGAGGCATCTGCAATCCGCACCTTCGAACCTTTGCTGATCCCTGGCCTGCTCCAGGTCGAAGAGTATGCCCGCACTGTCATCCGGGGCAGCGGTGTCACCGACGAAGACGAGATCGATCGACGAGTTGAAGCGCGGATGCTGCGCAAGCAGGTGCTTGCGCGACCGGATGCGCCCACCTTCTGGGCGATCGTTGACGAGTCTGCGCTTCGCAAAGTCACACCAGATCTCGCCGGCCAACTACAACACCTACTGGATGTTCAGCGCTCGAACCTGCGCGTCCAGGTGCTGCCAGATCGCTTGGGCCCTCACGCAGCCATGGCCGGCAGCTTCGTGATTCTTGACTTCCCGGATGACCCGAGCGTCGTATACCTAGAGCTAGCTGAAGACCAGCTCTTCCTGGAAGAGGCAGATCCCCTGCGCATGTACGAGCTCCAATACGGCTACGTGCAGTCTTCGGCGCTCTCCGTGGACGACTCCCGATCGTTCATCCAAGATCGATTGAACGCGATCACTTAGAAGGTGCGAAATGCCCACTATTCCCCGCGAACCGTTCCATAAGAGCAGTTACAGTTCCGGCAAACAGGAGAACTGCGTGGAGGTGGCCGAAGGGACGGTGACCGCCGTCCGCGACAGCCAGAACCGCCACCTGGGGCACGTCGAGTTCGGCGCCCCCGAATGGCAGGCCTTCCTTCAGGACCTCAAGGCGGACCGCTTCTGACCACGGCCGACGGTGAAGGCCCCCGGAGTGCACCCGGGGGCCTTCACCGTACATACCCGATGTATTTCCCAGAGGGAGTGTATATCCCGGCCCCCGCAACGCATAGGCGGTACCGGTGATACGGAAACCTCAGCGCACGACGTCGTAGACGGCCTTCACCACGCCGTTGCCGTAGCTCTCCGACTCGCGCAGGGACAGGTTCTGCCTCTCCCGGTCCTCGCGGCTGAAGATGCTCTTCCCGGCCCCCAGCAGGACGGGGAAGACCAGCAGGTTGTAGCGGTCGATCAGATCCGCTTCCGCCAGGCGGCGGGCCAGCTCGGCGCTGCCGTGGATGAAGATCGCCCCGCCCTCGCCCCGCTTGAGTTCCGCCACGTCCTCGGTGGACCGCAGGATCGTGATCTCCCCCCAGTCCCCGACCGGCTCGTCGGCGCCCAGCGAGGTGGACACGACGTACTTCGGCAGCTCCTTGTAGGCCGCGTGGTCCTCCGACTTCGGCCAGACGGGCGCGAACGCGTCGTAGCTGCGGCGTCCGAACATCAGCGCCGAGGTCTCCTCGATCTCCTCGGCCTTCAGCGAGTACGCCTCCGGCACGAACGGCGTCTGCAGCACCCATCCGCCGCTGCGGTGCCCCTCGGTCGTGCCTCCAGGCGAGTCCACGACGCCGTCCAGCGACATGAACCCCGTGTAGACCAGCTCTCGCGCCATGGGCGATCTCCATTCGATATCTGCGGCCGGACGGCCGGGACCGCCGCCGTACGGGCCGGCCCGGAACCAGGCTTCCGCGGCCTCGACCGGAGATCAACACCGGATTCGTGCATGCCCGTTAAGCGCGATTCAACGAACGGCCGCGGCACCGCCGAACCGGGTCCGCCCCGTCGCGCCGGTCCATGGCCGTGCCCGGACAACCGAGCCCTGACGAGCCACAACGATCGGCTGTGCCCTTCTAGGGTGCCCCTGTGGACACCGAGGCACTACGAACCTTCGTCCGGGCCGCCGAGCTCGGACGGCTGCAGCACGCCGCCGACGAGCTGGGCATCACCCAGCAGGCCGTCTCCAAGCGGATCGCCGCCCTGGAACGCGAGCTGGAGGTCCGCCTGTTCACCCGCACCGTCCGAGGGGTCGAGCCGACGCCCGACGGGCAGGCGCTCCTCCCGCACGCGCGGAGCATCGTCGCGGGTGTCGAGCGCGCCGTCGCCGCGGTCCGGCCGAGCTCACGGCCCCTCCGGATCGACGTCCTCGGGCGGCGGAGCGCGCAAGCGGCCATCCTGCACGACTACTGGCGGTCGCACCCCGGCATCGACCTCGACGTGGTGACCCTCAGGGTCTACGACCCGCGCGCGGTGGTCGCCGCCGTCGAAGCCGGCGACGTCGACGCCTCGTTCCGCTCCGTGACCGACCCGGCCGAGCTGCCGGCCGGCGTGCGGATGATCCACGCCTTCGACTCCCCGCTGGAACTGCTCGTCGGCCCGGGGCATCCGCTCGCCTCCGCGCGGAGCCTGACCCCGCCGCAGCTGCGCAAGCACCGGATATGGGTGCCGGGCATCGTGCCCCGGAGCGAGTGGGCGGAGTTCTACGACGAACTCGCCGCCTGCTTCGACCTGCGCATCGACGCGGCGGGGCCGCACTTCGGGGACGAAGTCCTCCTGGACGTCCTCGCGGACTCCCCGGACGTGGCCACCCTCGTCGGGGCGCGCGACCGGTACATCTGGCCGGCCGGGCACGACCTGCGCCGCATCCCGGTCACGGGCCCGGCCATCGCCTACCCGACCTCGCTCATCCTCCCCGGAACGAACCCGCATCCGGGTCTCCGCGGGATCATCGCCCACCTCGAAGAGCTGCCGGGGATCGCCGGGGAGGTCTGGCGCCCGTCCTGGGCGCTGACGCCGCAGCACCGCGGCGGCTCCGCCGATGCCCGATAAGCCTCATCCGCTCACCGACACACCGGAAAGAAGGATTTCCCATGCCCAAGACCGATGAACGCTTCATGCGCATTCACGGCGACGAATTCCAGGCCATGATCGAGCGGGTCATGCAGGTCACCGAGCTCACCTCGCGGCTGAACGTGCTGCCCTTCGACGACGAGGCCGGAAAAGCGGACCTGTTCAAGCAGATCCTCGGCGGCCCGCTTCCGGAGGGGGTCACCATCTACCCGCCCTTCTACACCGACCACGGGCTCAACCTGGACATCGCGGAGCGGGTGTTCATCAATCAGAACTGCACGTTCCTGGACTACGCGGGGATCAGGCTCGGCGAGAAGACGATGATCGGCCCGAAGGCCACCTTCATCACCGGCGGCCACCCGATCGACCCGGCGGAGCGGAAGGAGTGGGTGAATTTCGCGCCCATCGACATCGCGGAGAACGTGTGGATCGGCGCGGGCGCCACGATCCTGCCGGGCGTCAGCATCGGCCGCGACTCCGTGGTCGCCGCCGGTGCGGTGGTGGCCGACGACGTCCCCCCGGCGACCCTGGTGACGGGTGCGAAGGCGGGTGTGCGGCGACAGTGGTGACGACCTCCCCGGGGGCGCACCGGCCCTACAGCGACGCGCTGTCGTGGCTCGTCGGCGAACCGCTCATCGGTCCGAAGCATTTCCTCAGAAGCTCCGGAACCCGGACGACTCACGGCCGGCCGGCCCGCCGGCCTCGACCGGCGCCCCCAGGCGCATGAGATGGGCATGTACAAGCAGTACTCCGGCCTGATCGCCTCAGGGAGGAAGACGACCGGGATCAGGGGCGGCGACGGCAGCCGCAAGCGATCGAAGGAGGGCGGCCTTCTCCGGTTCGAGTGCCGCGAGGAGAAGGTGCTCACGCGGATCACCCGGCGAAGGCCGGCTCCGCGACATACGGGATATCCACCCGCCCGAGCACGAAGCCCTGGGCGTGGTCGCGACAGGAATCGGACTCGTCGCGGACTGATCCGACGAGCGGGAGGCCACCGGCCCGCAGAGACCCGCACGCCCTGCGGTCCTGGAGGCGGAGCAGTGCTCAAGCCGCGAGAGTGGGGGCGGGAACGGCCGCCACCGCTCTTCCACCGGGAGCGGCACCGCGCTCGACCCGCCGCCGCCGTCCGGGCGGTCCCGTTCAGCCGGGGCGCCGGGCAGCGGCGATCAGCGTGCCCAGCAGTGCGGGGTCGGGTGCCGGGTGGATGTACACCTCGACGTCGGCGAACCCGTGGCCGCGCAGGATTCCGGCCCATTCCTCGGGTTCGTAGGCCCAGCGGTAGAGCCACACCGGCCGCCCGGTGAACCCGGCCCCGTACATCCCCTGGGCCCCGTAGGCACCGGGGACCGCCGGAGCGTGAGAGAACGCGAATCGTCCGCCCGGCTCCAGTCGGGACAGCACCAGCGGCAGCAGCGCCTCGGGGTCGGTGAACCACACCGCGCCCCAGATGGAGTAGATCGCCTCCCAGCGCCGCCCGTCGGCGCCGGCCAGGTAGTCGATCACGTCGGCGTGCACGAACTCGGTGTTCGGCAGGTGTTCCCACCGTTCGGCCGCGCGTCGGCACTGCACCTCGGAGACGTCGATCCCGGCGGCGTCGATGCCCTTGGCGGCCAGGGCCGCCACGGCGTCACCGCGGCCGAATCCCAGTTCCAGCGCGGTGGCGGGGTCGCCGAGGAGTTCGTCGCCCGGGCCGTGCCCGTTGTACTGGCACCAGCCGAAGGCGTTCTTCAAAGCTTCTTCGGGGGTCCCGGCGTCGGCCTGGCCGCTTCCGTAGCGGTCCCAGTATTCGGCGGGGCTGGTGGTCCGAGCGGGATCGATGCGTGTGCTCATGGTCTCCGGTACCTGCGTGGCGGCTGATCGGTGGCCGACACGGTAGCGCCGGGCGCCCCATGAGCACGGCAGAACACGGCAGCGGGGCCCGAGCAGTGCGCTCGGGCCCCGCGTGGGATATGGATCAGTGGCAATCGGAGCCGGGATAGCAGGGGGTGCACTTGGCGCCGTCGCGTTCCCACAACGGCCAGTCCACGGCGAACCCGTTGTTCTCGATGACGCGGGCGGTCTTCATCACCGACCCGTCGTATTCGAACCCGATCTCAGGGGTGTGCTCCAGGAACCCGCCGTCGAAGTGGCGCGCGCAGAACTCGCGGTAGTTGATCGTGTCGAGGATGAAACCGTGCACGGCGATGTCGATCAGCGGCCCGCAGCCCAGCCCGAGGCCCTGGCCGTGCTTCTCCATGGCGGTGATCAGGTAGGCCACAGCCTGGTCGAAGCAGCGATCAGCCATCACGGTGTCCCAAGGGTGGTCGCGGGTGAGCAAGGCGATCTCGCGCTCCCACACATCGGCGGGGAGGAAGGAACGCGGGTCGCGGGTGGCGGTGCGGACGGTCTCGCTCGCGGTGGCGGTCATCAGGGGTCCTCCTTCAGCGAGTACGAACCTGCCGGACACCCCACAGTCAACGGCGCCGTTCGCGAACGGATCAATGACGCCGGGTGAGGCCATCATTGCCCCGCGGGTCAATGCCGCCGACGCTCTGTCCGGGCCAGCCTCGGTCCACCCCCTTGCCGGAGGTGCCCATGCCGCCGATCAGCCGCCGGCGCCGGGCCGAGCTGGCCCGGTCCGCCGCCCGGATCCGCATCGGGGGACAGCGCCGCGGGAGCAGTGTGGAGGCGGTCGCCGCCGAGATCGCCCGGCGCCTGCCCGAGATGCGCCCGCTGGAGGCACGTCGAGACCGCGCGCGGGATGAAGCGCATCGGTTCGGGCGGCTGGGCCGCGGCCACCGCGATCCTGGCCCGCGCGACCGCCGCCGAGCACGACGCCGGAGGGGCGTGCGCACTGGCGGAGTCGATCCTGGACACCGTGCCCGCGCACTCGCTGCGGGAGACGACTCGGCGCCGCCTGCACGCGCTCCAGGCCGATCTGGACGCCGCCCCCGGCCCGGCGGCCCGGACCGTGGCCGACCGGCTGCACGCCCTGCCCGCCCATGAACCCATCCGGCGTTCCAGCCCGGAGCCCAACGGGCACTAGCCGGAGGCCGACGCGCTCATTTCGAGTGCTCTTCGCCGGAAGGCCGGGCTGCGGCCCAGCCGGTCGGGCCGGAAGGCATCCGGCCCGCAGAGACCCGCACGCCCTGCGGCCCTGGGGGTGGGTGGGCCCGCAAAGCAGTGCTCAGGCCGAGACCAGGGCGGTGGGGACGGGAACGGCGGCCACCGTTCTTTCCCTCTTTCTCAGCGGCCGGCACGACGGGGGAAGCGGGCACGGCGGCCACCGCTCTTCCGCCGGGAGTGGCGCCGCCTTTGTCGGGGCGGTGCCGGCCGGGAGGGGGCGGGGCCGCTCGATCCCCGCCCCCTCCGTTCGGGGAAGGTGCGCCGCCCGCGATCCCAGCGGAATGATCGCGGGCGGCGCCCGGTCCGGACGGCGGATCTGCCGTCCGGGCCCGTGCGCACCGTCACTGGACGGAGAGGACGGTGCGCACGTCCTGTGGGGGCGGGCTCCCCGGCCGCTCCTCCCCTCACCGGGGCCGCCGGACGGTAGCGGCCCGCTGGAAACGGTGGGGAGCCCGCCGCGTCCCCGCTCGGGGGACGCGCCCGGGGCCTCGCGGCCCCGGGGGCTTCTTACAGGCCCAGGGCCCCGGCGACGTCGCCGACCGGGCCGCCGACGGAGATGCCGGCGTCCTCCAGCGGCCCGCCGGACTGCGGGACGGTGGGCGGCTCGGGCAGCACGGCCAGCGGGTCCTGGAGGTCCTCGGTGGTCTGGGCGACCGCGTCGGCGTCCAGCGACACCGGCGGCTCCGCGGCCACCTGGTCCAGCTGGGCGGTGGTGCTGGGCAGCACCGAGCGCACCGCCTCGTCCACCGTCTCGACCGGGGCGGGCACCGCCTCGGTGACCGGCGCGGGCGCCGCCTCGCCGACCGGGCCGGCGACCGGCTCCGGCAGCACCCCGGCGGCCTGCCGCTCGGTCTCGCCGCCGGACTGCAGCAGCTTCTTCGGGTCGTCCTGCTCCATGTAGACGACCATGTCCATGGCGGTCTGCGCGGTGCCGCGCAGCGCCTCGCCGACCTGCGGGCCGACGCCGGCCAGGTCGCCGGCGGGCCCGCCCTGCGGGACCTCGGCCGGGTCGGCCTGGGAAGTGCGCGGCGAGGCCGCGGTGCGCACGCCCTCCACCGCGTCGTCCACCGCGACCAGGCCCTCCTGGAGCCGCGGGCCGGTGCCGGACACGTCCCCGGTGGGCCCGGCCACGTTGCGGGTGTCCGGGGCGGGCAGGGTGGTGGCCAGCTTGGGCAGCTCCGGCAGTTCCCCTCCGGCCAGCGAGCCGACGGCCTCGCCGGCGGCGGCGCCCAGCGGGCCGGTGGCCGGGTCCAGCGGGGAGGGGGCGGTGGCGGCACCCGCGGCGCCGGCACCCAGGGCGACGAAGCCGACGGCTCCCGCCGCCACCAGAACGGCCTTCGCGGAGTTCCGAGCGAACTGGAACATTGAACGATCCTTCCGGATTGCGTCTTTCTCGCGTCGTTTACGTGGGGATCGGGCGGAGCGCTCCGCCCGGTGCGACCGCGCCCCTGGCCTGGGGGCGGGGTGCTTCCGGGTGGGTGGGGTGCGCTTTCCCCGGGAGCCTGGGGCCGCCTCTGGCGGATGCGGCCTGCGGTCTCCGGGGCCGTCCGGCGGATCTGGCGGACCGCCGGCCGGCGTGAACCCCCTGCGGTGGAAGGGGCTCACGTCGGCCCCCAGCCCAGGGCTGGGAAACGGATCGTGCTGCCAGAAGGGAGGGACGGCGGAGCGGGGCGCGGCTGGGCGGCGCCTCCCGCTCGGCGGGGCGCCTAGTCCGGTGAGAAGGACGGCTCCGCGGCGGGGTCCTGCGGAGCGGGGTCGCCGGGGCGGACCGCCTCGGCGGGGCGGCTGCCGGCCGGGACGAGGTCCACGGCGGACGGCGGGTAGCCGGGGATGCCCAGCGGTGCGGCGGCGCCCTGCTGGGCGGAGCCGACGGCGGCCGCCCGCTGCACGCCCGGCTCGGCCGGGGCGGCGGACGGCGGTGCGGTGCGCAGCGCGCGCTCGGGGCCGGAGGCGCCCGGTGCGCCCTGCGGCGCGGCGGCGGTCGTCCCGGCGCAGGCGGGGGCGGCGGCGACCGGGGCGGGCCGGTCGGCGGGCCGGGCGCCGTCCTCACGGTCGCCGGCGGGCTTCGGGGCGGCGCCGTCCCGGCGCCCGCCTTCCTCCCCGGGCGCCGGGGCGGCGGTCTCGGGCGCCTTGATCCCCGGCAGGCCGCCGGTGACGGCGGAGACGAGGTCCTGGCCGAGCCCGTGCGGGGTGCGCGGCAGGGCGGACGGCGGCACGGCCGGCGTCTCGGGCCGGTCCGGCGCGGCGTCCTGGACCTGCCGCCCGGCGTCGCCGACGGCGCCCACCGCCGTGCCGACCGCCTCGGCGGCCGAGCGGGCGGTGGCCTGCACCGCCCCGCCGGGCCGCGGCGCGTCGGCCCGCGGGCCGCGCTCGCCGGTGCGGACCGGCTCGGGGCGCTGCGGCGCGGGACCCCCGGTCCGATCCGGGGCGGGACGCTCCGGGACCAGGGCTCCGAGCACCTGGGAGGGCCGGGGCCGCTCCGCCGCGGGTGCGGCCGCCGGCGGTTCCGGGGCCTCGGGCGCGTCGGGGGCCGCCTCCTCCGGGGGCGCCGGGATCCGCCCGGCGCCGGTGTCCTGCACGGCGGAGCCGGCGGGGACGCCGGCCGGCGCCTCGGGGACGGCCGGCGCGTCGGCGGCGGAGGCCGCGGCGGAACCGGTCAGCCAGGCGGCCGCGGCGATCCCGGCGACGCACAGCGCCCGGCCGAGCAGTGAACCGGCTCGGGAGCGCAGGGCGGCCGCGGCGCGGGGTGCGCCTGCAAGCCGGTCCTTGCGCTGCACGGGGCCGTCCTCGGTCGGGTCGGGAAGCACGGGAAATCCGGGCGGTCGGTGCGGGCCGGAGGCCACGGGGGCCGGCATCGGCCGGAAGTCCGCACCCGGCTGAACGCGACCGTAGCATGATCCTCGATACGGACGACCCCAAACCCGATGAATTTCCGTCCGGAAGACCGGGCTCCGGGACGTCCGGGCCGGGAGCAGCCCCCGGGCCGAAACCCGAGACCCCCTACCGGGCTGTAGTTTGCGCGGTGCGGAGCGTCGAGGAGCGATAGCGTTTACGGCCGGAGGTATCGACGAAGTGCCCGAGCCCCCAGAACCCCCTCGAACCGGCCTTGACGAACTCCTCTCCGAACTGAACTCGCGGCTGGAGAACGAGCTCTCCTCCCGCGGCCGGGTGCACGCGCTGCTCGAAGCGGTACTGTCCATCGGCGGCGACCTCGACCTGGCCACCGTGCTCCGCCGACTGGCCCAGGCCGCCGCGGACCTGGCCGGCGCGCGCTACGCCGGGCTCGGGGTGCTCGGCGAGGACGGCGAGTTCAGCGAGTTCATCCCGGTGGGCCTGACCCCTGAGGAGGTGGACCGGGTGGGCCGCTTCCCGCACGGCGCCGGCATCCTCTCCGTCCCCTCCACCGAGCACGGGCCGCTGCGCACCCGGGACCTCACCGAGCACCCGCGAAGCGTCGGGTTCCCGCCGAACCACCCGCGGATGCGGTCCTTCCTCGGGGTGCCGATCCAGGTCCGCGGCGAGGTGTTCGGCAACCTCTACCTCACCGAGAAGCGCGGCGGCGGGCAGTTCGACGCGCACGACGAGTCGATCGTCACCGCGCTGGCCACCGCCGCCGGCGTGGCGATCTCCAACGCCCGGCTGTACGAGAAGACCCTGGCCCGGGAGCGGTGGCTGACCGCCTCCACCGAGATCACCACCCGGCTGCTCTCCGGGGACGACGGCCGCACCGTGCTGGACCTGCTGGCGCGCAGCGCCCGCGAGCTGTCCGGCGCCGACGTCGCCGTGGTGCTGCTGCCCGAACCGCGCGGCGCGGAGCTGATCGCGGACACCGCCGACGGCCCGGTGGCCGAGGAGGTGCTGGGCACCCGGGTGGTCATCGAGGAGACCGCGTGCGGCTCCTGCTACCGGGACGGCGACGCGGTGGCCATCCCCGACCTGCGGCAGGCCGACTGCCCGATGCTCACCCACCGCGGCTTCGGCCCCGGCCTGCTGGTCCCGCTCGGCACCCCGGACCGCACCCGCGGGGTGCTGCTGCTCGGCAAGCGCACCGGTCGGGCCCCGTTCGCCGAGCCCACCCTGCAGATGATGGACGCCTTCGCCGGGCAGGCCGCGCTCGCCCTGGAGCTGGCCGACGCCCGCCGCGACACCGAGCGGCTCGCCGTGCTGGAGGACCGCGACCGGATCGCCAAGGACCTGCACGACATCGTCATCCAGCGGCTGTTCGCCTCGGCGATGAGCCTGATGAGCACGGTGCGGCTGATCGAGCACGCCGACGCCCGGGAGCGGGTCCGGCACACCATCGACGACCTGGACGAGACCATCCGGGAGATCCGGTCCACGGTGTTCGCCCTGAAGACCCCGCCGAGCCGGCGGGACACCTCGCTGCGCGGCCGGATCCTGGAGGCGGCCGAGGGCGCCGCCCGCTCCCTGGGCTGCCAGCCCGGCGTGCGGCTGGAGGGGGCGATCGACGCGTCGGTGCCGGAGCCGGTCGCCGAGCAGCTGCTCGCGGTGCTCGGCGAGGCGCTGTCCAACGTCGCCCGGCACGCCCGCGCCTCGGAGGTGCACGTCTCGGTGGACGTGGACGACCGGGTCACCCTCCAGGTGACCGACGACGGCCGCGGCATCGAGCCGGGCGGGCGCCGCAGCGGCCTGCGCAACCTGGAGGAGCGCGCCGCCGCGCTGGGCGGCTCGTTCTCCGCCGAACCGGCCCCGGCCGGCGGCACCGTGCTGCTCTGGTCGGTCCCGCTGCCCGCCGACGCCGGCCGGGACGGGGCCGCCGGACCGGCCTGACGCCGCGCCGCCCCGCGGCGCAGCGCTACCTCGTTGTCATCGTGACAGCGACGGGCCACCCCAAGGCGCAGAGCCGGGGCAGTGGGAAAGGCGCGGCGAGGCCGGGGCCTGGTAGGGGGCGGTGGCGGGCGGAGCCTCAACACGATGACAAGGAGGTGGGTGCGGCGCGGGGACGCGGCGGCTCACCAGGGTTCGCCGGCCGTGCGGTTGCGGGTGCGCAGTTCGGCGACGAGCACCGCGGCCTGGGTGCGGCGCTTGAGGTCCAGCTTGGACAGCAGGCTGGACACGTAGTTCTTCACCGTCTTCTCGGCGAGGTAGAGGCGCTCGCCGATCTGCCGGTTGGTCAGGCCCTCCCCGATCAGGTCGAGGATCTGCCGCTCCTGCGGGCTCAGCTCGGCCAGCGGGTCGGGCTCGGCCGGGGTGCTGCGCAGCCGCTCCATCACCCGGCCGGTGCTGCCCGGGTCCAGCAGCGAGCCGCCGGCGGCGACGGTGCGCACCGCGCCCACCAGGTCGGCGCCGTGGATCTGCTTGAGCACGTAGCCGGCGGCGCCGGCCAGCACCGCCTCGAACAGCGCCTCGTCGTCGGCGTAGGAGGTCAGCATCAGGCAGGCGATCTCCGGGCGGGCCGAGCGGATCTCCCGGCAGACGCTCACCCCGGAGCCGCCGGGCAGCCGGACGTCCAGCACCGCGACGTCCGGCGAGGCCGCGGGGATCCTGGCCAGGGCCTGCTCCGCGGTGCCCGCCTCGCCGACCACCCGCATGTCCGGCTCCCCCTCCAGCAGCGCGGACACGCCTCGG from Nocardiopsis composta encodes:
- a CDS encoding helix-turn-helix domain-containing protein, which gives rise to MAGSPTVRRKRLSRKLRELREASKLTSEQATKKAGFSRGKLTRMERDEWTRPNPKDISVLLDVYKVTDPAEREAYLTLAKQARQRGWWVSYSDALGKGAYVGLEAEASAIRTFEPLLIPGLLQVEEYARTVIRGSGVTDEDEIDRRVEARMLRKQVLARPDAPTFWAIVDESALRKVTPDLAGQLQHLLDVQRSNLRVQVLPDRLGPHAAMAGSFVILDFPDDPSVVYLELAEDQLFLEEADPLRMYELQYGYVQSSALSVDDSRSFIQDRLNAIT
- a CDS encoding DUF397 domain-containing protein, with the translated sequence MPTIPREPFHKSSYSSGKQENCVEVAEGTVTAVRDSQNRHLGHVEFGAPEWQAFLQDLKADRF
- a CDS encoding dihydrofolate reductase family protein; this encodes MARELVYTGFMSLDGVVDSPGGTTEGHRSGGWVLQTPFVPEAYSLKAEEIEETSALMFGRRSYDAFAPVWPKSEDHAAYKELPKYVVSTSLGADEPVGDWGEITILRSTEDVAELKRGEGGAIFIHGSAELARRLAEADLIDRYNLLVFPVLLGAGKSIFSREDRERQNLSLRESESYGNGVVKAVYDVVR
- a CDS encoding LysR family transcriptional regulator, yielding MDTEALRTFVRAAELGRLQHAADELGITQQAVSKRIAALERELEVRLFTRTVRGVEPTPDGQALLPHARSIVAGVERAVAAVRPSSRPLRIDVLGRRSAQAAILHDYWRSHPGIDLDVVTLRVYDPRAVVAAVEAGDVDASFRSVTDPAELPAGVRMIHAFDSPLELLVGPGHPLASARSLTPPQLRKHRIWVPGIVPRSEWAEFYDELAACFDLRIDAAGPHFGDEVLLDVLADSPDVATLVGARDRYIWPAGHDLRRIPVTGPAIAYPTSLILPGTNPHPGLRGIIAHLEELPGIAGEVWRPSWALTPQHRGGSADAR
- a CDS encoding DapH/DapD/GlmU-related protein, which produces MPKTDERFMRIHGDEFQAMIERVMQVTELTSRLNVLPFDDEAGKADLFKQILGGPLPEGVTIYPPFYTDHGLNLDIAERVFINQNCTFLDYAGIRLGEKTMIGPKATFITGGHPIDPAERKEWVNFAPIDIAENVWIGAGATILPGVSIGRDSVVAAGAVVADDVPPATLVTGAKAGVRRQW
- a CDS encoding class I SAM-dependent methyltransferase; this encodes MSTRIDPARTTSPAEYWDRYGSGQADAGTPEEALKNAFGWCQYNGHGPGDELLGDPATALELGFGRGDAVAALAAKGIDAAGIDVSEVQCRRAAERWEHLPNTEFVHADVIDYLAGADGRRWEAIYSIWGAVWFTDPEALLPLVLSRLEPGGRFAFSHAPAVPGAYGAQGMYGAGFTGRPVWLYRWAYEPEEWAGILRGHGFADVEVYIHPAPDPALLGTLIAAARRPG
- a CDS encoding glycine-rich domain-containing protein — translated: MTATASETVRTATRDPRSFLPADVWEREIALLTRDHPWDTVMADRCFDQAVAYLITAMEKHGQGLGLGCGPLIDIAVHGFILDTINYREFCARHFDGGFLEHTPEIGFEYDGSVMKTARVIENNGFAVDWPLWERDGAKCTPCYPGSDCH
- a CDS encoding GAF domain-containing sensor histidine kinase, which translates into the protein MDEVPEPPEPPRTGLDELLSELNSRLENELSSRGRVHALLEAVLSIGGDLDLATVLRRLAQAAADLAGARYAGLGVLGEDGEFSEFIPVGLTPEEVDRVGRFPHGAGILSVPSTEHGPLRTRDLTEHPRSVGFPPNHPRMRSFLGVPIQVRGEVFGNLYLTEKRGGGQFDAHDESIVTALATAAGVAISNARLYEKTLARERWLTASTEITTRLLSGDDGRTVLDLLARSARELSGADVAVVLLPEPRGAELIADTADGPVAEEVLGTRVVIEETACGSCYRDGDAVAIPDLRQADCPMLTHRGFGPGLLVPLGTPDRTRGVLLLGKRTGRAPFAEPTLQMMDAFAGQAALALELADARRDTERLAVLEDRDRIAKDLHDIVIQRLFASAMSLMSTVRLIEHADARERVRHTIDDLDETIREIRSTVFALKTPPSRRDTSLRGRILEAAEGAARSLGCQPGVRLEGAIDASVPEPVAEQLLAVLGEALSNVARHARASEVHVSVDVDDRVTLQVTDDGRGIEPGGRRSGLRNLEERAAALGGSFSAEPAPAGGTVLLWSVPLPADAGRDGAAGPA
- a CDS encoding response regulator, translated to MASGAATQPIKVFLVDDHEVVRRGVSALLEGEPDMRVVGEAGTAEQALARIPAASPDVAVLDVRLPGGSGVSVCREIRSARPEIACLMLTSYADDEALFEAVLAGAAGYVLKQIHGADLVGAVRTVAAGGSLLDPGSTGRVMERLRSTPAEPDPLAELSPQERQILDLIGEGLTNRQIGERLYLAEKTVKNYVSSLLSKLDLKRRTQAAVLVAELRTRNRTAGEPW